The Stigmatella aurantiaca DW4/3-1 genome contains the following window.
TGTAACGCCGCCCCGAGCCCGGATCGATCCGTGACTGGTAAACGGTGCGGCGCAGGGACTCGTCCCATGTCTTGCCGCCGTCCCACGACTGCACGGCGTTGATCACATTGGCGCGGGCGCCTCCGGTGGTGAATGGCTCCACGCCCTCGACGACGACCATGAGGCGATCGCCTCCCAGCTGCACGACCGTGGGCATGCCCTCGCGGTTGAGCGCTCCGGCGCGCTTGTCCCACGACACGGCCACGGTGCCATAGGCCGTCCACGCGCCCGTGGTGCCCTGACGGCCCTGCATCGCGATCCACTGGTGGCCTGGGTACCCCCGCTGCGCCGCGAGCAGCTCCGAGTCGTAGTACACCTGCAGATCCCCGTTCGCGCGCTGGAAGAGGAACGGCGCGCCCACGAAATAGGTCGTGGGCCCCACGACGGTGCTGTCGTAGACCCAACCATCCCCATCGTTGTCGCTCCGAGCCACCGTGACGCGCCACTGCCCCCCGGCGTACTCACGGAAGGCACAGAAGATGGTGCGTGTGCCCGGGATGGCCCGCATCGTCACGTCGCCGAACTCCACGCTCGGATTGCTGGCGACGGAGCCGTGGACGTACCAGCTCGCACCATTGTCGCGGCTCGCCCAGACCGTGATGCCATGGCCCGTGCTCGCCCCGCCGATCAGCAATCCATCCGAGCGGCGGGTGATGCTCCGAATTGGCGCCCCTCCGCTCGCCATCAGCACGCTCCAACCACCGCCCGGCAGGGCTCTTTCCACGCGCGCGGCAGGCTCAGGGCTGTCCTCGGAGGGTTCGCCGGGAGCACATGCCAACAGCGGCGCCAGCAGGAGTGCCCAGCCCCACCGCCAGGAGCTTTGGGCACGACAAGAGACACGGCTTGCCTGTGATAGAGAGATCATGGCGGCAGCGTGCCGGAAGTGCCATCCGAGAATCAACGGACTAAGCAGCAAAACGCGAAGAAGCGTTCCCGCCCTTCTTCCTTCCGGCTGCTGCTCAGGCCAAGCGGGAGGGCTTCATGCCGCTCCCATCACCGGCTTCTGCCTCAGGAAGGCTCACAGAAGCCGTTGAGGTAGAAATCATAGCCTGTCGCCGGCTGGGTCCCGTTCTTGTCCAGGTAGAAGTCGCAGCTGAACTGCGTGGGGTGAAGGAAGAGTTGCCGGTTGGAGGAACTCGCCAGATCGTACTGGCTGCCATAGATCGGGTAGATGGGCCGCTGCTTCAGGCGCGCGGCAGGCTTGTTCCACTTGCAATAGCCATCCGCATCCACCATGTAGGATATGGGTGCGCTCAGGTACAGGAGCGAAATGTAGGCCTCATTGACCCCAGAGTACGTGGAGGAGGCAAGATAGACGTTCCTGCCAAAGGGATTGGTGCTGGCATCCGTCTCGGCATAATCGGAGGGGCAAGTCCAATCTGGAGCCCGGACATTGCGGGTCAGTGCGCACCAGCGCGCCAACTCCACGCGCTGCCTGCCTTGCGCAGCGTTCAGGCTGTCAGCCACACAGCGCTGAACGAGGACAGGCTGGGCCCCAGCGGGCGCTGGGAGCACCACGGCCCCCACGGCGAACATCGCCACCGCGACAGTCTCAAGTCTCATCATGGTTCGCATCTCCGTCAGAGAATGGACCGAAAGCATAACCAGATCCAAAGCGGGATTCTATGCTTATCGTTTATTACGAGCGATGGGCACCCGTGCCGTGACGCGGGCCTCCGCAGGAAGATCCCTTCAGGATGTCGAATGAATCCACGCCGGAGCCCTGATTCGTGAGCTTGAGCGCGTTCGACACATCCTGGTGATTGGCATCCAGCAGCTTCGCCTGCTTCTCGAGCAGCGCATCCGCCTGCTGGAGGTTCGCGGTCTTCGCTTGCAGTTGAGCCGCAGCAGGGCAGAGCCCTCCGGGAGCCAGACGCGCCGTGTCCGCCGCTCTCGGCACATCGCGACATCCATGAAATCGCTGACAAAACTGTTCGCGATTCGTTAGCATGTCACCGCGGTACAGCCAACCCGTGTCAATGAATCAGGAGCGTGTCATGAAGCTCGTCAAAGGGATTCTCTTTGCACTGTCTGTCGTTGCCATGTCCGCGTGCGGCACCCAAGCCGAGATGAGCGCAGCCCAGGAGGGCGAAGCTGCGCTCTCTCAGCAGGAATCCCGGCAGGAAGTGGGCACGCTCGCGGCCCTGGACTGTTCGGTGAGCATTCAGTGCTCCAACGGCACCACCCGCTCGTGCAGTGGTAGCTCAGGGGCCTGCTCGGCCAGCGCCAGCGGCTCGGGGAGCGTGACGTGCAACGGCGTCACCTCTTCCTGTGCCCTCACGCTCTGCTCTTGCCGTGCGGACGGTTGCTGCAACAACACGTGCGCCGCCGATCCGGACTGTGGTTTGAGCAACTGTCCTCAGGGCGCGGCGTGTAGCTCCAACACTCAATGCGGCTCCAATGGCAGGTGTGTCTCTGGGCAGTGCATGTGCCTCATCGAGCCGTAGTCTTCCCTCCCCGATGGGCTTGACTGAACGCACATTCAGGCCCACCGTGGGGCTGTGAAACCTCGTCCCATCTCCAACCCACCCAACCCCTGGGCCAGCACCGAGGTCCAATACCTCGACGAGATTCCACCCTCCCGGCTGGAGGTGATGGAAGACCACAGCCGCGAGGTGCTGGCCCGCAACAACAGTCCGGACGTCTGCTTCACCTGGAGCGTCAACCCCTACCGGGGCTGCATGCATGCCTGCGCCTACTGCTATGCACGCCCCACCCATGAATACCTGAGCCTGGGGGCGGGGACCGACTTCGAAACACGCATCGTCGTGAAGCCCCACGCGGCAGCGCTGTTACGAGAGACCTTCGAGCGCCCTCGCTGGCAGGGAGAGACCGTGACCTTCAGCGGTGTCACCGACTGCTACCAGCCGCTGGAGTCCTCGCTGCGCTTGACCCGCGCGTGCCTCGAGGTCTGCGCCGAGTACCGAAACCCCGTGGCCATCATCACCAAGGCCCCCCTCATCGAGAGAGATCTGGACGTGCTCCAGACCCTCGCCCGCGAAGCACGGCTGTGGGTGAGCATCAGCCTGCCCTTCCACAACCCGGAGCTGGCACGGGCCATGGAGCCCTATGTCGCCACGCCGAAGCGGCGCCTGCTCACCATCGAGCGGTTGGCGGCGGCGGGAATCTCGGTGGCGGTGTCCGTGGCCCCCATCATCCCGGGCCTCAACGACGAGGACATCGCCAAGGTGCTTGCTTCGGCCCGGGAGGCAGGCGCCACGCGGGCCCACTACACCCTGCTGCGGCTGCCCGGCCCCGTGAAGGACGTCTTCGAGGAGCGGATGCGCGCGAAGCTGCCCCTGCGCGCCGAGCGGGTCCTGCACCGCATCCGGGAAACGCGAGGGGGTGAACTCTCCGACTCGCGCTTCCAACACCGCATGCGCGGCGAGGGGCTCTACGCGGAGACCCTCTCCCAGCTCTTCCACGCCGCGGCACGCAAGGTGGGCATGCGCATGTCCTCGGTGACGGAGACCGCGCCCACCACGTTCCGGCGGCCCACGAAACCTTCCGCCCAGCTCAGCCTCTTCTGAGCCCCCGCCCTCCTCACTCCAGGGAAAGCGTCACCAGCTTTCCCTCTGTGTAGACGATGGGCGCCCGGCTCTCGTGAACGAGCAGGAGGCGCCCGGAGCCGAGGCTCTCCAACCGGGTCACCCCTGGCGCCACCCCAATGGCATTGGGCTCTTGCGCATAGGGAAGCTCCCCCAGCGAGACGAGTTCCACGGGCTTGCCTTCCTCGAAACGCACCAAGCTGTTCTGCTCGATGCCGTAAAGCACCTTGCGCGCATCATCCCAGGCGACCGTCTGGATGTACTTCGATTTGAACTCCGGGTACGCCCGCGCGACGGTGGCATCGGGCCGGTGGACGCGCAGGAGCGTGTTGGCCATGAAGTGGCTCATCGACCAGCTCACCCACAGGTTGCCCTCTCCATCACTGGCGATGCCCGTCACGTAGTGCAGGCTGTCCTTGGACTGCACCCATTGCCCTCTCTTCAGGTCGAGCCCGAAGAGACACCCACCCCATTCCCCATAACCCGTTCCCACCCAGACGTGCGTCCCCGACGCATGAACGGCCAGGGCACGAAAGCCCTTGGCGAAGGCGTCCTTCAACTTCGATAGCGGATGGACCTTGCCAGTGCGCGCCTCCACCACACTCGACGTGTACACAACCACTGGCCGATCCCCCACCACGGCCAAATCAATCGCGGGCTCCTTGCGCGCCGGGAGCGTGCCCACCGCTGCCCACGCACGCTCCTTTTCGGACCAACGGTAGATACGCGCCAGGTCCGTGCCCCAGAGCTGACCGCCCCCCGTGGCCAGCAGCAGCAGGCGCTGACTCGCAAGCGCTCGGGCGTACTCTGGGTCAGCTCCGAGATCCCCCACACGCCAGGCATGCACCGTGCCTTCTCTCGACAGGTGCACGATGTGTTCACCCTGAACCACCACCGAGGGGCCCCTTTTTTCAAGGGGTGGCGGCTTCTTCTCCCCTGGGGCCTTCGGGGCGGCCAGCCCTGTGAGCGACCCCAACAGGACGGCCACCCAAGCCCAGGCTCTCATCAGTCGTCCTTGCCGAGCATCCCGTCCTTGAGGCCCCCGTCCACGGGGCTCTTGCCGAGCCACACGCCAAAGAGCGCGTCCGCGAAGTCCTTGCCCTCCACCGAGATCTCCTGGCCTGTCTTGCTCTCCACACGCGTGCCCTTGCCCGGCACATAGGTGAGCACCAGCTCATCCCCCTTCTTCAGGTCCGGGATGGCGGCCTTGAAGGTGTCCAACCGTTGTTGCAGGGCAGGCATCTGCGCCTTGTTGTTCTTCTCGATGCCGTCGGAGATGGCGTCGGTGATCTTCGCCTTCTCCAGGTCCCGCAACATCGTCATCCGCACGCGCTTGATCTGATCCGAGCCGAGGATCTGCGCGGCATCCTGGGACGGCGTCTCCAGGTAGAGGCCCACGGTGTAGACCTTGAAGATGGCCTTGGTGCGCAACCCCGCGCCGTTGAGCTTCAGCTCCTTGCCCTCCACCGTCACGGCCGCGGGAAACTTCACCCCCGCCACCGTCCTTTCCTGGGCGGCCGCGGGCAACGCAAGGGTCAGGGACAGCACGAGGGCGGACAGCATCGCTTTCATGGACTTCTCCCGGTGAGGCGGTGGAGGAGACGAGCCTAGCCCCGTGTCCGGACGAATTGGTCCATGAAGGACACCAACGTCCGGACATTGTCCACTGTCACCGCATTGTAGAGCGAGACGCGGATGCCCCCCGCGCTGCGGTGCCCCTTGAGCCCCACCATTCCCGCCTTCTTCGACTCCGCCACGAAGGCCTCGTCCAACGCCTCCGTGGGCAGGTTGAACACCACGTTCATGTACGAGCGGGAGTCCTTCTCCACCGGCGCCCGGTAGAACTCCGGGTGGCGATCGATGGCCGCGTAGAGCAGGTCGCCCTTCTCCCGGTTCCACTTCTCCAACTGCGTCAGCCCACCCACATCCTGGATCCAGGACAACACGTTGCGGCACAGGTAGATCGCGAAGGTGGGCGGCGTGTTGTAGAGCGAGTTGTTCTCCGCGTAGGTGGTGTAGCGGAAGACCTTCGGGATGTCCGTGCGCCCCCGGGCCATGAACGCCTTGGACACCACCACGATGACGATGCCCGAGGGGCCCACGTTCTTCTGGGCCCCTGCGTAGAGCAGCGTGAACTGGCTCACGTCGATCGGCTTCCACAGCAGGTCCGAGCTCATGTCCGCCACCAGCGGCACGCCGCCCACGTCCGGGAAGGCGTGCCACTGCGTCCCGTAGATGGTGTTGTTGCTCGTCATGTGGACGTAGACCGCCCGGGGGTCCACCTGTATTTCGTCCTCCCGGGGGATCCGCGTGTAGCGCCTGTCCGCATTGAGGGTGGTGGCCGCGATGCGCCGCTTGCCGTAGTACTTCGCCTCATCGAAGGCCTTCTCGCTCCACACCCCCGTCATCAGGTAGTCCGCGCTCGTCTCCGGGGTGAGGAAGTTCATCGGAATCTGCGCGAACTGCTGCGACGCACCTCCCTGAAGAAAGAGCACCTGGTGGGTGTCCGGAATGCGGAGCAACTTCGTGAGCAGGGAGATGGCCTCCTCGTGGACGGCGTCGTACTCCTTGCCGCGGTGGCTGTGCTCCATGATGCTCATGCCCGAGCCCTGGAACTCGAGCAGCTCGTCGCGGGCTCGCTCCAACGCAGGCAGGGGCAGACCGGCGGGTCCAGGGTTGAAGTTGATGACGCGCATGGCGGTGTCCTCTCGGGAAATGAACGGCGCCACGCATTCTCGCCGAGCCGCCCTCAAGGGCCAGCACGAAGCGTGTGCGGTGTTCAGCGGCTGGCCGAAAGGAGGCCGGCGCACCTGGCTCAAGGGCGGAGGATGAAGCCCTCTCGGACGCATTCCTCCACCGCGCGGTGGATGTCCGCCTCCGGTACGCCGGTCGCCGCCGCCACCCCTTCGGTGGAGAGCCCCTCCAGCGCCATCTTCACCACCAGCAGCGCCCGGTCATGGGCGGGCATGAACCATGTGGTCAGCTGCTGGGGATGGCGCCACAGCAGCGCCATTTCCTCGCCCTCCAGCGGAGCGGGGGCCTCGCACTGGCCTCGCACCCAGGCACAGAGGCGAAACGGGTGCTGGAGCACCGCGAGCGTCGGATTCACCGTGAGCCGCGCCACCGTGGCAGGGAGCACTTCCTCCGAGGCGTACACCGTCCAATCCGTCCACTCGAAGCGCGCCAGCGCGGGGATGAACGCCTTCAGCCCGTGGGCCTCGGCCCTGTCCGCCACGAACGCCGGGAACCCCTCCCCCATCCGGTTCATCTCGTAGTGCCGGGCCGGCCGTTGGGCCTCAAAGGCATCCAGCAGCGCCTCCCAGCGCTCGGGGCCCACACACGCCTGGGTGAACGGAAACAGCTTCGCCACCGTCGTGCGCACATGGTGGCTCACGAATTCGCCATAGAGCGCCACGCGAGAAGGGGACTCGTCCCACCCTGGGTGCGCCGCGCGCAAGCGCTCCAGCTCGGCAGGAGCCGCCAGGAAGTCCGCCATCGAGTCGAAGAAGTGCCGCAAGCCCGGTTTCATCGCGCGGCCTCCCGCAAGTCCTCGCGCGCCCGGTCCGCCTCGTCCAGCACGGCCTCCAACGAAGGGATGCTCTGATCCCACTCGATGAGCGTGGACACCGGCCCGGTGCGGGCCAGCACGTAGCGGTAGAGCGACCAGACCTCATCGCACACGGGGCCGCCATGCGTGTCGATGACCACCTCGGGCCGACGCTCGTGCCCGGCAAGGTGGATCTGCACCACGCGCTCCAGCGGCAGCGCGTCCACGAAAGCCCGCGGCTCGTAGCCGTGGTTCTGCGCGTTCACATAGACGTTGTTCACATCCAGCAGCAGGCCGCAGTCCGCCTCCTCGGCCACGCGCCGCAGGAAGGTGGCCTCGTCCAGCGTCCCCCCTGGCATCCGCGCGTAGTAGCTCGGGTTTTCCAGCAGGAAGGGGCGCCCCACCCGGTCCATCACCTCGCGGACTCGGGGGACCACATGCTCCACGGCCTCCTCATGGAAGGGCAGCGGCAGCAGATCGTGCAGGACCACCCCGCCCAGGCGCGAATAGCAAAGGTGGTCCGAGAAGAACGGCGCATCCAGCCGCCGCGTCAACGCCGCCAGCCGGGTGACATAGTCCTCATCCAGCGGATCCGGTCCGCCGATGTTCAACCCCACGCCATGGGGAAGCACCCGCCAGCGCTCCGCACAAGCCTCCAGCGCCCGCTGCGAGCGCCCGCCCAAGGACAGGAAGTTCTCGGGGACGATCTCCACCCAGTCGAGCGTGCGCTCGGTGCGAGGCAGCGTCTCGTAGAACTCGCGCCGCAGCCCGATCCCCGCCCCGAGAAACGTCAGTCCATGTCTGTGGGCGTAGCTGTCGGACACCGGTGGCTCCTCAGGAAGAGAACAACCCAAGCGGCGGGAAGCGATCTTCCCACCGCCTGGATTACCTACGCAGCGGGATTACTTCTTGCCACCACACTTGCCCTCACCGCACTTGCCCTCACCACACTTGCCCTCACCGCACTTGCCCTCCTCGCCCTTGGGGGCAGAAGGGGCCGCCGTGGTGTCACCCGCCGCGCCCTGCTCGGGGTTGGCCGCCTGGCTGCCGGGGGATTGGGTCGACGTATCGGTGGAGGCAGGGGTGGCCTCCGCCGACTTGGAGGACGCACAGCCGGTGGCGAGCGCGGTGAGCGAGAGGGTGCCAACAACCGCCGCCAGAGCCTTAACGTTCATGGATGCTTCCTTTCGAGACTGCGTGGAAAGTACTGCGATCACGGTAGACGACTGCGCGCCACCGTTCATCCACCGCCGCCTACCAGGGACCGCTGGCGCTCCGAGCTTCCAGAGATTCACGCAGCAAGCTGTCCCGGGCAGGCCGCAGCTGGATGCCGCCCGGCGTGAGCGTCACCCCCAACGCTTCTAACAAACCCTCCAACCCAGCAAAAGCAGGTTCTCGCAGGCGCCGGGCCCACCACTCCTCGAAAAAAGGCCTCCCCGCCACGGCATCCACGGCCGCGCCATAGGCCGCTGGCGTGGAGGTGGCGCCGCGTCCGGCCAGAAACGCCAGCACGTCTTCCAGCCCGCGCTGGTGCTGGGTGGCCCGGCGCAGTTCCACATCGAGCAGCAATGCCAGGTATGCGCCCACCCAGTAGATGCCAGGGGGCGCATCTTCTTCGATCATCTCCTCCAGCGTCCGCCCCGCTGCCTGCTCCCGCCCCCGCTCGAAGCCCCGGAGCAGCTCCGCCCACGCACGCTCGGGCGGATGCCGCCCCGAACGCGCCCGCGCGAGCTCCGTGAAGTAAGTGGCCAGTCCCTCGGAGATCCAGGGCGTGCGCGGCACAAAGGCCGGGTGAAGCAGGTGCAACATCTCGTGGAGCGCAGCCCAGTCCGCCTCCAAGGCCTCTGGGCGCGCCTCCTGCCCCACCAGCAAGGAGATGCTCGGGGGCGTACTCCACATCAGCATTCCGAAGAGGTTGGGCGTGCGGTCCCCTTCCACCGGGACGACGTGGACGGCCACCCGTGGGTAAGGGAAGGTCCTCCGCACGGTGAGGAGCTGCCCGGCGGTCCGCCCCAGCCAGTCACAGACCGCCGCGTCCCCCAGGTGGCGCATCGGCGCGAGGATGGCCACGTCCAGCACCGCTCCCGGCAGCCGGGCCTGGCACCGGTGTCCTCCGAAGCTATGAAAGCCCGAGTCCACCAGATCCGCGGCGGTCAACACATAGTGCCCTTCGGGAGCTGGGACCCAGGGCAGCAGCGCATTCGCCCCTTCTAGCCACAGCTCCACGCGCCGGGACGGCGATGCCACCCGGGGCCGCAGCAGCCAGCTCTTTCCCGCCAGGTACCGCGCGTCCCCCCGCCCCATTCCGGTGAAGAAGCCGGGTCCCCGCTCACGGATGATCTCATCCAGGGGGTAGCGATAGCGCAGCGAGTGGGTTCCCCTGGGAAGCCTCACCGAGCCGCCCTGGACAGGCAGTGCGAGCGGCGGCGCCGCCGGATCCCGGAAGGCCCAGACGGTCTTCACCCCACCGGGCTGGGTGAACAGAAACTCCTGCTCCCCCGGCTGATCCAGCCCCACCTCCACCTCCAGCGCATGCCCGGGCTCGCGCACATAGGTCACGTGGTAGCGCAGGCTCCGGGAAACCGCCTCTTGCCGAGGAGGTGGAAGCCGAGGGGCCACCGTCCCGCAGGCGCTCAGGCTCAGGATGATCGCCAGAAGGCTCGAAAGCCGAAGCGGGCGTCTTGGCAGGCGGTGGAGGGGCCCATCCCCTGTCTTTTTCATGCCGCACCGTGTCAGTAAAAGTTTGACAACAACCGGCAAAGACGGTGTGCCGTCGACTTCCGCCTCGACCGAGCCCATTGTAACCAACTGATTTTACGAGATTAAAACGTTTCGGGACTGCCCTGGCGAACCCGTCCGTTGCTCCTTCAACAGGGGTCAAAGCCTCCTGAAACGCTGGTTGCAAATCGGTAAATCGCCTTGCAAAAGTGTTTTTAAGGCAGGAGGCCCCAGTCCGGGCGACCTCTGTGTGGAACCGGGAATGAATGAGAACGCACTCAACGCGAACGTGGGCCTGAAGCTGCGGGGCCTGCGGCTCGCGCGCAACATCAAGCAAACGGATGCGGCGAAGGATCTGGGGGTCTCCCCGGCGTACCTGAACCTCATCGAGAAGGGCAAACGGGTCATGCCCTTCCCACTGCTGTGGAAGGCGCTGCGCTACTTCGATCAAGATCCCGAGCAGTTCATGTCCACGCTGGGCGAAGGGCGCGTGGACGAGGCCCTGGCGAAGCTCCTGGACGAGCCGCTCCTCAAGAGCCTGGACATCGATTCCGAGTCCCTCCAGAGCCTGTCGGCGGAGCCGAAGCTCGCGGGCACCGTGGCCGCCCTCTTCAACCTCTACAAGAACACGCGCACGCAGTTGGAGAACGTGCTGACGCAGCTGTCCGCCGAGGAGCGCACCCGCGCCCAGACCGGCCAGAGCGGCGGCACCGGGCCCGGGCTGCGCTTCGACTACTCGCCGTTCGACGAGGTGAGCGACTTCCTGGAGTCCCACCGCAACTACTTCCCCGAGTTGGAGGAGCAGGCGGAGGCGATGCGCCGGGACTTCCAGCTGGAGCGGCTGCTTACCAGCGCCCAGCTCATCCGCCTGCTGGAAGAGCGCTTTGGCTTCCGGGTGCGGTTCGAGCATGCCCCCAGCGGCTCGTCCGTGGTGCGCCGGTTGGACCTGGAGGAGCAGACGCTCACGCTCTCGCCGGACCTCACCGAGCAGCCCTTGAAGTTCCAGGTGGCCACCTCCCTGGGCCTGCTGCTCATGGACCGGGAGAAGCTGGTGGAGCGCATCGTCGGCCATGGCCGCACCCGCCACGCGGAGACGCTGCGCCTCATCAAGGTGAACCTCTCCAACTACTTTGCCGGCGCGCTCATGCTCCCCTACGGGGACTTCTTCAAGGAAGTGGAGCGCACGCGCTACGACGTGGAGCTGCTGTCGAACATCTTCGGCAGCACCTACGAGACGGTGGCCCACCGCTTCTGCAACCTCTCGGACCCGAAGCGCACCGGCATTCCCTTCCACTTCCTGCGCGCGGACATCGCCGGCAACATCTCCAAGCGCTACAGCGGCACCGGGCTGAAGTTCGCCACGGGCGGCGGCTCGTGCGGCAAGTGGGCCGTGCACCTGGCCTTCCTCAACCCCGGCCAGCTCACCCGGCAGTACTCGATGATGCCGGATGGGGCCACCTACTTCTGCTTCGCCAAGGTGCAGCTCCAGCCCATCGAGGGCTCCATCGTGAAGGGCACCGCCTACTCCATCGGCCTGGGCACCCACGCGGAGAACGCCAAGTACCTGGCCTATGGCCTGCCCACCAATGATCTGCGCAAGGACGCGGTGGCCAGCGGCATCACCTGCCGCTTCTGCGAGCGGACCGATTGCAACCAGCGCTCGGCGGCCAGCTATCGCTTCGCCTTCGCTTTTGACGAATACACCAAGAAGGACTGCTTCTTTTCGCCCCTGCTCGTGCATGAGGGCGGCAAGGGCGAGCGCGGGGAACGCCACGACGCTATGGACAAGGCGCTCCGGCGCCGCAACAAAGACGGGGAGGGCTGACTCCCTCTCCCGGCCGGTATAAGAGCCACCCCACGATGAGCCTGACGGACAGCGAACAAGCCCACATCCAGAAAGCCCTCCAGAAGCAGCGCGACGCGCTCGCCGCCCTGCGCTTCACCGGCAGCCCGGCGGAGGTCGGCCAGGGGCTGCTCCAACTCGCCGAACTCCACGGCATGCTCGAGGACCATGCTGGCAGCCGCCAGAGTTACGAAGAGGCGCTCGGCCTCTTCAAGACCGCGGGCAACAAGGCCGGCCAGGCCCAGGCGCTCTATGGCCTGGGCGTGGTGCGGGCGAACCTCGAAGACCACCGGGGCGCCATCGAGCGGCTGGCGCAGTCAGCGGCCCTTTATAATGAGGTGAAGGACCGCGAGGGCGAGGCGCTCTGCCGCGCCTGCATCGGTGAGTCCCTGCGCGCGCTCGGCCACACGGATGGCGCCGAGGAGAAGTACCAGGAGGCGCTGATCCTCTTCCGCCAGACGCGCAACCCCCAGCGCGTGTCCGCCCTGCTCCTGGACATTGGCGACATCCGCATGGAGGCGGGAGACTACAAGAAAGCCCGCGAGCGCTTCCTGGAGGCCCTCACGCTGCTGGAGAAGGGCGATGAGCCGGAGCCCCTGGCGCTCTGCCATCTGCTGCTCGGCGAAGCCGAAGGGCTGCTCGGCGGCCACGAGGCGGCGCGCCCCCACCTGCTCCAGGCCGTGTCGCTGTACGAGCAACTGCACGAGCATGCCTTCGAGGCCCGGGCGCGGTGGGATCTGGCCCTGGCCTGCTACCACCAGCAGGACTGGCCCGCGGCGCGAGCCCAGTTCGAGGCCGTGCTCCCGCTCTACGAAGAGCAGGGCCGCACGGAAGAGGCGGCCAAGGTGCGCAACGTGCTGGCGCACTTCACCGCCCGGGGTGTGTGACTCAGGCGTGCAGCCCCGCCCCGACCGAGAGCGCCAACAGCCCCAGGATTCCCACGGCGTAGAGGGTGTACCGCCACTCCCCGCGCAGCCCCAGCATGGTTCCCGCCACCGCCAGCCGAGCCACGGGCGTCACCAGCAACAGTGACGCCGCGCTCTTGCGCAGCGTATCGATGGACACCGCCACGTCCTGGGACAGGGGCAACAGCTCCATGAACAGGGAGGCGAGAAACATCCCTCCACTGATCAACGCTCCTCCCTGAAGAATCCGGACGATCCACCGCTCCCCCGCCATCGCCCGGCCAATGCGTAGCTGGGCCCGGGAACGGGCGGGCGGCGCGTACGTGCGAAGCGACTCCGGCTCGCCCAGCACATGCCCCTGCCCGTGCGGCGGTGGCATCGGCGCCGCCGCTTCCCTCATTTCCATATGCTCGGCCACAGTCCCTCGCCTCCCTTCCACAGCATCTGCACCGCCACCACCAGCAGCAGCCCCGCGAACAGCTTCTTGAGCAGCGAGGTGGAGACGTACGGCATCAACCGGCTTCCCCCATGCGCGCCCGCCAGCACGCCGACGATCAAGGGGGAGACGAGCGCCAACTTGAGGTGCCCGCGCCAGGCATAGGAGGCCACGCTGGCGGCCCCCGTCACGCCAATCATCAAACTGCTGGTGGCGCTGGCCACCTTGAAAGGCACGCGCATGCCGTAGCTCATCAGCGGCACCTTGAGCGGGCCGCCACCGACGCCCAGCAGCGCCGACAGCCCTCCGGCCACGAACGAGCCGGAGACGCCCAAGGGGTAATTCACCGGCGTGTACGTCCCCTGCACCGGTTCTTCTTGGGGCGAGCGCACCAGGAGAAGCTGAAGGCCGACGTAGAGGGCAAAGAGGCCAAACACCACCGCCACCATTGCGGGGGCGATGTAGACCGCCACCAGCCCCCCGATGAGGGCGCCCATCACCGTGGCCAGTTCCAGCGTCAGCCCCAGGCGGATGTCACTCATGCGCTTGTCGACGTAGCTGGCCGCGGCCGCGCACGAGCTGGCCACCACACACATGAGGCTCGCGGGAACCGCCTC
Protein-coding sequences here:
- the serC gene encoding 3-phosphoserine/phosphohydroxythreonine transaminase, giving the protein MRVINFNPGPAGLPLPALERARDELLEFQGSGMSIMEHSHRGKEYDAVHEEAISLLTKLLRIPDTHQVLFLQGGASQQFAQIPMNFLTPETSADYLMTGVWSEKAFDEAKYYGKRRIAATTLNADRRYTRIPREDEIQVDPRAVYVHMTSNNTIYGTQWHAFPDVGGVPLVADMSSDLLWKPIDVSQFTLLYAGAQKNVGPSGIVIVVVSKAFMARGRTDIPKVFRYTTYAENNSLYNTPPTFAIYLCRNVLSWIQDVGGLTQLEKWNREKGDLLYAAIDRHPEFYRAPVEKDSRSYMNVVFNLPTEALDEAFVAESKKAGMVGLKGHRSAGGIRVSLYNAVTVDNVRTLVSFMDQFVRTRG
- a CDS encoding chalcone isomerase family protein; this translates as MKAMLSALVLSLTLALPAAAQERTVAGVKFPAAVTVEGKELKLNGAGLRTKAIFKVYTVGLYLETPSQDAAQILGSDQIKRVRMTMLRDLEKAKITDAISDGIEKNNKAQMPALQQRLDTFKAAIPDLKKGDELVLTYVPGKGTRVESKTGQEISVEGKDFADALFGVWLGKSPVDGGLKDGMLGKDD
- a CDS encoding DUF692 domain-containing protein, which gives rise to MSDSYAHRHGLTFLGAGIGLRREFYETLPRTERTLDWVEIVPENFLSLGGRSQRALEACAERWRVLPHGVGLNIGGPDPLDEDYVTRLAALTRRLDAPFFSDHLCYSRLGGVVLHDLLPLPFHEEAVEHVVPRVREVMDRVGRPFLLENPSYYARMPGGTLDEATFLRRVAEEADCGLLLDVNNVYVNAQNHGYEPRAFVDALPLERVVQIHLAGHERRPEVVIDTHGGPVCDEVWSLYRYVLARTGPVSTLIEWDQSIPSLEAVLDEADRAREDLREAAR
- a CDS encoding PA0069 family radical SAM protein is translated as MKPRPISNPPNPWASTEVQYLDEIPPSRLEVMEDHSREVLARNNSPDVCFTWSVNPYRGCMHACAYCYARPTHEYLSLGAGTDFETRIVVKPHAAALLRETFERPRWQGETVTFSGVTDCYQPLESSLRLTRACLEVCAEYRNPVAIITKAPLIERDLDVLQTLAREARLWVSISLPFHNPELARAMEPYVATPKRRLLTIERLAAAGISVAVSVAPIIPGLNDEDIAKVLASAREAGATRAHYTLLRLPGPVKDVFEERMRAKLPLRAERVLHRIRETRGGELSDSRFQHRMRGEGLYAETLSQLFHAAARKVGMRMSSVTETAPTTFRRPTKPSAQLSLF
- a CDS encoding phage capsid protein, translated to MASGGAPIRSITRRSDGLLIGGASTGHGITVWASRDNGASWYVHGSVASNPSVEFGDVTMRAIPGTRTIFCAFREYAGGQWRVTVARSDNDGDGWVYDSTVVGPTTYFVGAPFLFQRANGDLQVYYDSELLAAQRGYPGHQWIAMQGRQGTTGAWTAYGTVAVSWDKRAGALNREGMPTVVQLGGDRLMVVVEGVEPFTTGGARANVINAVQSWDGGKTWDESLRRTVYQSRIDPGSGRRYNAYVPYAIRVGNGPVGVAFCTDEDKAGPPDASNAPVDQRNCHVGYVSTTTNFETWSGASPVWTATSRNYTPGLFERALNDVIVVIDGLGTHRVLRR
- a CDS encoding DNA-binding domain-containing protein — encoded protein: MKPGLRHFFDSMADFLAAPAELERLRAAHPGWDESPSRVALYGEFVSHHVRTTVAKLFPFTQACVGPERWEALLDAFEAQRPARHYEMNRMGEGFPAFVADRAEAHGLKAFIPALARFEWTDWTVYASEEVLPATVARLTVNPTLAVLQHPFRLCAWVRGQCEAPAPLEGEEMALLWRHPQQLTTWFMPAHDRALLVVKMALEGLSTEGVAAATGVPEADIHRAVEECVREGFILRP